GCGGTCCGTCTTGTGGACGAGCGGGGCGACGACGTCCCTTCGGGTACGCCCGGACGCCTGCGCGTGCGCGGTCAGGGCCTGGCCAGGGGTTACTGGAACCGGCCCGAGTCCACGGCCAAGGCCATGCTGCCGGGAGGCTGGCTCGAAACCGGCGACTTGTGCGTGGAGGAGGACGAGTTCTACCGGTACCAGGGCCGGGCCGACGACATGATCAAGTCGGGCGGGCTGTGGGTTTCGCCGATCCTGGTCGAGGACTGCCTGCAGACGCACCCGGCCGTGGCCGAGTGCGGCGTCGCCCGCTGCACGCTGCACGGCCTGGACTACCCGGCGGCCTTTGTGGTGCCCCCGGCCGGGGTCGAAGCCGACGGCAGGCTGGTCCAGGCCTTGCGCCGCCACGTCCGCGAGCGTCTCCCCAAACACATGGTCCCGGCCATGGTCGAGTTTCTGCCGTCCCTCCCGCGCACGGCCACCGGCAAGATCCAGCGTCACAAATTGCGGCGCTGAGGCCGCTGTCACCAGTTACACCAAGGAGATGACCATGACTGTCACCCGCGAAGAGTTGCTCGATCTTTTCCTGGACGCCGGCGTTGAGCCGGATGTCGTCGACGGGCTCGACCCCAGCCTGGCCCTGGCCAGGCAGGGCGTCGATTCCGTCGATTACCCGGCCATCCTGCTGGCCATCGCGGACCGGTTCAAGGTCAGCATCAGCGAAAAAGAGGCGTGCGAGCTGAAGACCCTCGAAGATTTCGAGAAGCGTCTGAACAGGTAGGCTGCGGGCCGGGGAGACCCGGCCCGGTTTTCAGGTTGCCAGGGACTCCCGGTCGGCCCGGATGAAGGCGAGCAGTTTCTTGGCCTCGTCGCCAAGGAGCCTGGGCAGGGAGAAGTCCGGCTCGGCTGGGAGCTTCTGCAGCAGGAGCACGTCGGTGCCAGTCCAGAGCGGGAGCACGCCGGCGTAGAAATAGCCCCGTGCGCGGGCCGTTTCCACGGCTTCCGGCAGGGCCGGATGGGCCAGCGGCAAGTGCAGGTGGTACGCGTGGCGGCCCGGGTGACGGGTTTCGAAGGCGTCGATGGCGGCCTGCAAGTCCGTCCCCGGTTCGTGGACCAGGAGCTTGGCCAGGGACGCCGCATCCATGGCGGTCGCGGTGCAGCGGGTCGGTCCGGTGGCCGGCAGGGGTACGCCCGGACTGCGCTCCAGTCCTGCCGCGGCGTAGATGCCCTGGATGAACCGGGCGTAGCGCTTGGGCAGGTGGACGGTGTGTGGTTGGTCGCGGAAGATGCGCATGGCGTTGAGGAGCGAAATCCGGCCGCCGACCCCGTCGATGCTCTCCTCGGGCCTTGGCGGCATGGCTTCCAGTTCCATGGCGTAGTAGCCGTAGGCGAATTTCCGCACCATCTTCTGCGTGCTCAGCAGGTCGCATACGCACTGTCCGAACACGGCGTTGAGGCCGAGCTCCTGCGGCAGGGTGTCGATCGTCGCCGCGGTCAGGTTCACGGCCAGGAAACCGCTACGGTACCCGGGCAGGACCATGAGCCCCCCCGATTCCATGATGCCCTCGAAAGGGGCGGCCCGGAACAGGGCCGAAACTCCGACCACGTCTCCGGACGGGGTGCGAGCCACGTACTGGTACAGGTCCGGCCCCGCGTTCGCGGCCGCGATGCTGGCCGGGTCGTAGACATAGTCCAGGGGGAAGTTCTCCCCGTAGACGGCGAAATACAGCCGGGCGACGCCCTCGGCGTCCTCGGGCCTGAACGGGGCGATCTTCACGTCCTGTCCGGGTTCGATGGCCCTGGGGGTGGCGCGGAGCCAGTCCAGGCATTCCTGTCGGGTTCTGGTGGGGTGCATCGGGTTTGTTCCTTGGCGGAAGGTTCAGGAATGGGGCGGCGGGTCCTGGGCCGTGCTGCGGTGTACGAGCAGGGCGGCGCCGAGGGCCATGGCCGCGGAGAGCCGGAAGAGCCAGGCGTGGGGCAGGCCGGCGGCCAGGATCATGCCGCCGAGGTACGGTCCCAGGAAATAGCCTGCGTCCATGGTGGAGAGCATCAGGTTGGCGTTCAGGCCCCTGTGCGCCGGTTCGGCCAGAACGAAGAGGGTCGACTGCAGGAGCGGCAGGGCGACGCCCATGCAGGCGCCGAACACGGTTGCCGCGAGGAGGAACGGCAGCGGAGCCCTGACCAGGGCGTACGCGCCGTAGCATCCGGCAAGGACGCAGAAGGTCAGCACCAGGGTCCGACGCTTGTCGACCCGGTCGAAAAATCCGCTGCCCGCGACGCGCACGGCGATGGTCGCCCCTGTCGACACGGTGAAGAAAAGGCCCGCGTTGGCCAGGCCCAGACTCGTCCCGTAATCTTTCATGAAGAAGAAAAGGAGGGTGGAGCTGAGAAAGGTCAGCAGGCTCGCGCCGAGCACCAGCGACACGTTCCTGTTTTTCAGGGCCATGGCGACGGCTCCCGGCCCCGGCCCGGTCCGTCCCATCCGGGCGGCGGCTTCCGCCGCCAGTCGGGCATGGGGGCGCAGCGGAATCAGCAGCGCCAGGGCCGGCAGGGTCATGAGCGAGATCCAGGCGTAGGCCTGGCCGGCGCTGGGCACGAAGCGCAGCAGGAATTCCATGAGCGGGGGCATGACGGCGAAGGGCAGCATGGTGGTCAAAGAAAAGATGCCGAAGCCCCGGCCGCTTGCGGAAGGCGGGATGAAGTGCACGAGCAGCGCCGTGGTCGCCGAGACCAGGGCCACGAAGGCCGCGCCGTGAAAGATCCGCAGGCAGACGAGGGACGCCGTGTCCCTGGCCAGGCAGTAGCCGAGCAGGGCCAGAGCGGTCATGACCAGACTCGCGCACATGACCGGCAGGGCGTTGCCGGGCCCGAGCCTGGGGCTGATGAGCGGACGCAGGACCAGGGCGGTCAGAGGTTCGAGGGCCAGAATCCAGCCGGACCAGAAGGGCGAAATCCCGATGGAGATGAGGTAGGGATAGAGGCCGTAGAACACGGCGATATTGCCGAAGCCGAACAGGGCCACCGCGCACAGGGACAGAAAGGGGTACGAGAAGAGGGCTGCGCCATGTGCACACGAAGGCATTGCATGTTCCTGAAACGGTTGCTGATGACCAGCCCATAACCGGATTGGCCGTCCTTTGCCAGAGGGAAGGGTACGCGCCCCAAAGGGATGGCGGGTCGGGCCCGGCCGGGCGAAGACCGTGACGGACTGCAGTGGCGGGCTGTGTGGGGGTCGAAAAAACAAAGGGACCGGACTCCGTGTCCGATCCCTTGAACGATGATCAGCGAGATGGCGAGGTGCTACTTCTTTCCGCCGCCGTTGCCTCCACCATTTCCACCGCCGTTGCCACCGCCGTTGCCACCGCCGTTGCCGCCGCCGTTACCGCCGCCCTTGCCGTTGCCACCGGCGTTACCTCCACCCTTGCCGTTTCCTCCTGCCTTGCCGCCCTTGCCCGATGAAGCGGAGGCCGCGTCGCTGGATTTGCCCGTGGCGGTGTTACGCGTTGTCAGACCGTACGCGTTGCCAAAGCTGTTCATGGCGCGGTTGCGGTTGGCCACGCTCTGGCCGATGGTGCTGGGATGCACGCCAAGCTCCTGCGCGATTTGGCCCCAGCCCATTCCAAGGTCTCGCATACCCGCAATGTCGGCAGACGTGACATCCACATCGGCAGCCGCAGCTGCAGCGGTGAATGCGTCATAAGCGTCCTCATAGGCTTGCTGCGCTTTCGCGGCTTCTTCTTGGAGCGCCGTGTCGTCAGGGTTTGCCGCCGCGTTCGCGACAGCAGTGTTTCTGGCGTCGTCTGCTGCTTCAAGATTTGTCGTCGCATCTGCGAGCTCTGCATCGGCTTTTTCCGTTGCGGCCGCAGCCAGCCCTTCGGCAATGCTCGACTGTGTCGGGTTGCTGAAGGCCGGTGCGGGGGCGTCGCCGGGATCATCCGCTTCCTGAGCCATGACCGGAAGGGCCGACAGGGTCGTCAGCAGCATTGCGGCCAGAAAATACTTGAGGATGGTACGCATGGTGATTCTCCTTTACGTCATTGAACCTTGGTGAAGATGTTGACGGACTGGGCCAGGCTGTGCGTCCCGGTGTCCGTTTTGATGCTCTCGGGTTTGCCGAACCAGCTCGGCGCGAGGCGCGCCGGGGCGACTTTCGGGTACTGGCGGCGAACATATTCCCTGACGGCCAGGGCCCGGTCCCTGGCCAGGGCCGTGTCGCCCTTGACGTAGACGACGACGTGGACGTTCAGGTCCGCCTTGTCGTTCAGCATCTCGCCGATGCGCCTCAGCGATGCTTCGCCGTTTTCGGTCAGCGTCGCCGTTCCAGGCCTGAACTCCACGGCCTTCAGGGGGATGGTGCGCAGCCCGATGACGTGGTTGCGCCACGAGAAGTCGCCGGCTTCGTTCAGCATGCGCACGCCCTGCCGCGCAAGGGGGGCGTCCGGGTAGTTCTCCAGGTAGCGGTGCATGGCCAGCTTCATCTCCCTGTCCCGCTTCAGGCGCTCCAGGGCCACTGCCCTGTTGAACATGGCTTGGGGTTCGTCCGGGTTCAGGGAGAGGGCCTTGTCGTAGAGTTTCAGCGCCTCGGCGTTTCTGCCGCGGTCGAGCATGTTGTGGGCCAGGTAGAGGTTCGCCGAGAGGTGGTCCGGGTCGATGGACAGGGCCTTTTCGTAGGCGGCCCTTTCCTTGTCCGGCTTCATCAGCGCCCACCAGGTCACGCCTTCCCAGAAGCGGTAGTCGGCGTTGGCCGGGGCCAGCTTCACGGCCTTCTGGATGAACGGCAGCGCCGCCTCGGGTTTGTCTCCGCCCAGCTCGAAGCGGGCCATGAAGTAGTTCAGTTCAGGGTCGTCGGGCCACTGGGCCACCCTGGGGGCGAAGGCCGCCCGGCCGGCGGCGAAATCTCCCCTGTTCAGGTAGTATTGCCCCTGCACCGCATGGTATTCCCCTTGGACCTTGCGGACTGCGGCGTCCATGGTGGCGCAGGCTCCGATGGTCAGGGGCAGCAGCAGGATGATGATCGTACGGATGATGTTTTTCATGGCACAAGGATATACGTTGGCCGGACCCGAAGGTCACAGACTATTTTGCGGTTTTGCCGGGGCTTCTGCGGATGTCACGGCCGGTCAGCCCCAGTTCCTGCAGGAGTTCGGCCGGCCCGCCCCCGTCGTCCAGTGTCCGCATGGCGGCGTCGGCCACGGCGGCGTCGGCCATGCCTGCCTCGCGGGTCCGCTGCACCACGCGGAAGAGTTGCGTCCACTGCGCGGACAGGGAACCTGCGGCCAGGCCGCGGCGCAGGATGGCGTCGGACAGAGGCGAGGGAAATGCGACGGCGTTCAATGCTGCCCGCGTTCTGGCCGCCGTGGCCAGTTCCGCCGGCGACGCGGGCGGCGCCAATGCCGCCATCTCGTCCAGTTCCTGGCGCGTGAGTCCGACCCGCAGACTGTCCCCGGCCATGACGACGTCGTCCGGCGACGGCTCCCGACCTTCCCTTGCCAGGGCGTCTCGGGCGAACGCGTAATCGCTGCGCATGGTCTCCAGGGCCTGGATGATGGCCCGGCCAGTGACGCGTTTGGCCAGCCCTTCCTCGGCCTTGGCTATGAAGGGCGCAGGCGGCAGCCCGTCGGCCCTGGCCTGGTCGATGGCGGCTTCGATGGCCTGGGCATCGCCGGCGGTCAGCCGTCCGTCGTCCTGGGCCTGCCGCAGGGGCGCGTCGAGTGCGGACGCCAGGGCGTCCACCGGTCCCGGTAGCCATGCCGCGGCTACGAGGAACGCAATGAGCAGGATGCTAAAGCGCCGCGCCATCGCCGTTTTTCACCAGCAGGACGGAGTTGCGGCTGCCGAAGCCGTCGTCGACGCTGAGGGCCGCCGCGGCGTCGGTCACGGGCGTGGTCCCGTCGACGAGAAAGACGTATTCGTGGCTGCCGGGCGGCAAGGCCGTCGTCAGGGTCCACAGGCCCGTGGCCGGATCGTTGCGCATGGTCCAGCCCGCAGTCTTCCAGCCGTTGAAGCTGCCGATGACGGCCACTTCCCGCGCCGAGGGCGCGGCCAGGACGAAGGTGACGGGCGACAGGCCTGCCGGTGTACGGCCGCTTCCGGTCCCGGGATTGATGGTGAAGAACAGTCCCAGGGCGAGCAGCAGGCAGGCCGCGGCGGCCAGGCCGCCGAGGGGCGAGACGCGGATGGTTCGCGGCTCCGTGAGCCAGCCGATCACCCGCGCCATCCGCCGCTTCGGGCCGGGCAGCGGCGCGGCGGCGCCGATGCGGTCCATGACGCGGGCCGCGAAATCCGGACCCGGATCCATGGCGCCGAGGCGGCGCAGGCCGGAGGCGAGTTCGTCGTTCGATGCATCGGTGCGATGTTTCGCATTCATGGTGTTCCTTCCTTCCCGTAGAGTTCCCGCAGCATGTGCAGGGCCCTGTGCACGCGCATCTTGGCGCCGCTCATGGACAGCCCAAGGGTTTTGGCCACGGCGTCCAGGGGCATGTCCTCGATGTACCGCAGGGCCAGGGCCTCGGCGTATTTGGGCGCCAGCCCCCGCAGGGCGTCGAGGAGCCGGGCGGCTTCGAGGCTGGCCAAGGGGTCGTGTCGTGGGTCGGCCTGGATCTTTTCCAGGTCCTGCCGATACAGGGGTTCGCGCACGACCCGCCGCGCACGGTCGCGGGCCAGGTTCAGGGCCAATGTGTAGAGCCAGGTGAAGAAGCGCCGCCGCGTGTCGAAGGAGGCCAGCCGCTCGTAGGCCCGGACAAAGGCGTCCTGGGCCATTTCGCCGGCTTCGTGCTCGTCCCGGCTGAAGCGCAGCATGAGACGGTAGACCGGTCCCTGATACCGCCGGACCAGGACGGCGAAGGCCTCGCGTTCGCCGTTCAGGGTGCGCCCCACGGCCATCGCGTCGTCTCTGTCGGTATCCGGCGTATCCATGTGTGAGCATATACGCGTGCGAAGGCCGATTTGTCACATTCTTCGCACCACACGGGGAAAAGGGGCTTGGTGGCGTTTTTGCGCAGCCCGGCTTGGTCGCACGACCTTGCCGCGGTGGCGAGTCTGATTCCCGCGTGTCTGCTGCCATCGGCATTTGATCAAGGGCGCAGGGGGGAGTAGGGTGGTCGACAAAGGCTTCGGGTCCTGCGCATTCCCTTCCATCCGAGACGGGCGCAAAATACGGATGGTCAGGATATCCCGCCACGGCCGCAAGAAAAGGCCTTGTGTTGCATGGTCTGCGGCAGGGGGCTCGGGATGGATTGCCGGGAGGGGTTGAGATATGCTGTGATGCGGAGAGTCGCCAGGACATGTTAACCAGGAAGGATTCGTCATGAAGAAGTGCATGCTTGTCGCGTTGATGCTGTCCGTGTGCGCGTGCGCGGGCACGGGCAACAACACGGTCCAGAAGGACTTCAACCCTGTAAACCATTTTCTCGGTGCAGACTATTCGATGTTGCGGGAAAACCCGGATCTGAAGGGAGGGCTTGGGTGGCGCAACCCGGCGTTCAACCCTGCAACCTACTCGGCCATGTACGTCGAACCCGTGATGCTGTGGCGCGCCGAGGACATGGCCAGGGAGTCGGGGCTGAAGATCGGGGAGTTGGAACTGCTGGCCACATATTTCCATGACGTGCTCACGCGCGTGCCTGACGGTACGGGGATGAAGCTGGCGGCGCGGCCCGGTCCTGGCGTGATCAGCGTGAAGGCGGCCGTGACGGAGGTTGAGGCAGGCAGCCCCGTGTCCAACGTCCTGACCTCCGTCATTCCCGTCGGCATCCTCCTTTCGGCTGGCAAACAGGCGGTCACGGGGCAGGGCATGGGTGTCGGCAAGTGCGCCGTGGAGATTCGCTTCGTAGACGCCGTGACGGGTGAGAACGTGGCCATGTTCGCCGATACGAAGGTCGGCAGGAAGTACGACTCCGCCGGGTTCACGAAGACCGGCCAGACCGAGGAAGCCATGAACGAATGGGCCGAACTGCTGCAGAAACGCATCGCCGTTGTCTGGGGGCAGGCCAGATAGCATGACAGGGCAGGGCCGCGTTCTGGAAACCAGGGGCGCCGCCCGCCGGACCGATCTCAGCATCCGGTTGCACCGTCACGGCGAACCGGTATGGATGCTCAACACGTCAAGCGGAGGAAGCTCATGGCATCGGTGGCGACGGTCATCACGGACACGAATCAGAACGAGCTGCTGCGGAAAGTCGCCGCGCGCATTTGCGGCGCGCTGTGCGGCGTCCTCGTCGAGCGGGGCCGGGCGGTTCTCGGGGTGCCCGGCGGCAGGAGCGTGGCCGGGGTTTTCGAGGCCATGCGGCAGGAGCGGCTGGACTGGGGGCAGGTCCATGTCTTTCTGGTCGACGAGCGGCTGGTCCCCATGGACCACCCCGACAGCAACTTCAGGCTGCTGCGCGAGCACCTTGTGGACCCTCTGGCCCGGGAGGGGCGGATGCCCCCACAGGCCCATCCGTTCCCTGGCGACGCCCCGGACCCGCAGCGGGCGGCGCGGGACTACGACGGGGCCCTGGCGGAACTGGGTTCCCGGTTCGACGTCGTTCTGCTCAGCGCGGGCGAGGACGGGCACGTGGCGTCCCTTTTTCCGGACCACCACTCCCTCATGGACGCGCGGCACGGGTTTTTCGTCATGGACGATGCGCCCAAGCCCCCGCCGGGCAGGATGAGCGCGTCGGCGTCCCTCCTGCGCGCCTGCGGGACCGGTGTCCTGCTTTTCGCCGGCCGGGCCAAGGCCGCGGCGTTCGCCCGATTCACGGATCCTTCCGCCTCCGTGTCCTCCTGTCCGGCCAAGCTGATGCTGCAAATGGGGAATCCCTTCGTGTTCACGGATCTCACGTGAACGCCGAAGCGGACTCGTCCCGGCCCTGGGGGCGTTTCGTCCTGCTTGACCGGGCCCGGGGGGCGTGACACATCGGGGGCCTTCGGAAAGGCGGAGCCCCGCGGAGTTGGCATGATGAATACGGCAATCGACCCGTCGCGCCGTCACGAGACGGAACAGACACCGGCCTCGGACCCGCGCCGGGGCAGCAGCGCCCCTGGCGTGGTGGCCTGCCAGACCTGCGACCTGCTGACGCGGCCTTCGGGCGCGGCCGGCACGACCTCCCTCTGTCCGCGTTGCGGGGCGGTGGTGCACCGGCAAAAGAGCAACAGCATCGACCGGCCGCTGGCCTTCGCCCTGAGCGGGCTGATCCTTTTCGCCATCGCCCTGACGCACCCCTTCCTGGCCATGAAGAGCGGCGGATTCGTGCAGGAGACCACGCTGCTGACGGGCATCTTCGAGCTCTGGAAGCAGCACCTCTACGGCCTGGGCGCGCTCGTGCTCCTGACCTGCGCCCTCATACCCCTGGCCCAGCTCACGGGCCTTCTCTACATCCTTGTCCACCTGCGCCTGAACGCCGCGGCGCCGGGGAGCGTCGCCATTTTCCGGGCCATCCTGCACGTCAACTCGTGGGCCATGATGGAGGTCTTCGTCATCGGCATCCTGGTGGCCCTGGTCAAGCTCGCCAAGATGGCGACCATCGTGCCGGGGGCGGCGGTCATGGCCCTGGGCCTGCTGACCGTGGTCACCACGGCCGCCATGGCGACCCTCGACCCTCCGCTCGTCTGGGCGCGGCTGGACCGCCGCCCATGACCGGCGGATACACTTCCGCCAGGCAGGCCGGGTTGATCGCCTGCCACGACTGCGGGCTCCTGGTGCCCGCCGGGACCGTCGGCCCCGGCCATGGGCGCTGCCCGCGCTGCGGCGCGGCCCTGCACGCCCGCAAGCCGAACAGCATCGCCCGCGCCTGGGCCTTTCTGCTGGCCGCAGCCATCATGTACGTGCCGGCCAATATCCTGCCCATGACCATCACCACGGCCCTCGGCTCGGCCCAGTCCGACACGATCATGAGCGGCGTCATCTATTTCATCCACAGCGGCTCGTGGGAGATCGCGGCCGTCATCTTCGTCGCCAGTATCTTCGTGCCCATGGCCAAGCTGGTCATCCTGATTTTTCTGCTGACAAGCGTCCAGCTGCGCTGCCGCTGGCGGCCCAGGGACCGCACCGTGTTGTACCGCATGACGGAGCTGGTGGGCCGGTGGTCCATGGTCGACGTGTACGTGGTCACCATCCTGGTCGCCCTGGTCAAGCT
The Desulfomicrobium escambiense DSM 10707 genome window above contains:
- the pgl gene encoding 6-phosphogluconolactonase; its protein translation is MASVATVITDTNQNELLRKVAARICGALCGVLVERGRAVLGVPGGRSVAGVFEAMRQERLDWGQVHVFLVDERLVPMDHPDSNFRLLREHLVDPLAREGRMPPQAHPFPGDAPDPQRAARDYDGALAELGSRFDVVLLSAGEDGHVASLFPDHHSLMDARHGFFVMDDAPKPPPGRMSASASLLRACGTGVLLFAGRAKAAAFARFTDPSASVSSCPAKLMLQMGNPFVFTDLT
- a CDS encoding MFS transporter — encoded protein: MPSCAHGAALFSYPFLSLCAVALFGFGNIAVFYGLYPYLISIGISPFWSGWILALEPLTALVLRPLISPRLGPGNALPVMCASLVMTALALLGYCLARDTASLVCLRIFHGAAFVALVSATTALLVHFIPPSASGRGFGIFSLTTMLPFAVMPPLMEFLLRFVPSAGQAYAWISLMTLPALALLIPLRPHARLAAEAAARMGRTGPGPGAVAMALKNRNVSLVLGASLLTFLSSTLLFFFMKDYGTSLGLANAGLFFTVSTGATIAVRVAGSGFFDRVDKRRTLVLTFCVLAGCYGAYALVRAPLPFLLAATVFGACMGVALPLLQSTLFVLAEPAHRGLNANLMLSTMDAGYFLGPYLGGMILAAGLPHAWLFRLSAAMALGAALLVHRSTAQDPPPHS
- a CDS encoding isoamylase early set domain-containing protein, whose product is MNAKHRTDASNDELASGLRRLGAMDPGPDFAARVMDRIGAAAPLPGPKRRMARVIGWLTEPRTIRVSPLGGLAAAACLLLALGLFFTINPGTGSGRTPAGLSPVTFVLAAPSAREVAVIGSFNGWKTAGWTMRNDPATGLWTLTTALPPGSHEYVFLVDGTTPVTDAAAALSVDDGFGSRNSVLLVKNGDGAAL
- a CDS encoding paraquat-inducible protein A gives rise to the protein MTGGYTSARQAGLIACHDCGLLVPAGTVGPGHGRCPRCGAALHARKPNSIARAWAFLLAAAIMYVPANILPMTITTALGSAQSDTIMSGVIYFIHSGSWEIAAVIFVASIFVPMAKLVILIFLLTSVQLRCRWRPRDRTVLYRMTELVGRWSMVDVYVVTILVALVKLGAVANIEAGPAAVFFATVVVLTMLAAESFDPRLIWDVIEEDS
- a CDS encoding RNA polymerase sigma factor, with amino-acid sequence MDTPDTDRDDAMAVGRTLNGEREAFAVLVRRYQGPVYRLMLRFSRDEHEAGEMAQDAFVRAYERLASFDTRRRFFTWLYTLALNLARDRARRVVREPLYRQDLEKIQADPRHDPLASLEAARLLDALRGLAPKYAEALALRYIEDMPLDAVAKTLGLSMSGAKMRVHRALHMLRELYGKEGTP
- a CDS encoding DUF3313 domain-containing protein, with product MKKCMLVALMLSVCACAGTGNNTVQKDFNPVNHFLGADYSMLRENPDLKGGLGWRNPAFNPATYSAMYVEPVMLWRAEDMARESGLKIGELELLATYFHDVLTRVPDGTGMKLAARPGPGVISVKAAVTEVEAGSPVSNVLTSVIPVGILLSAGKQAVTGQGMGVGKCAVEIRFVDAVTGENVAMFADTKVGRKYDSAGFTKTGQTEEAMNEWAELLQKRIAVVWGQAR
- a CDS encoding tetratricopeptide repeat protein, which produces MKNIIRTIIILLLPLTIGACATMDAAVRKVQGEYHAVQGQYYLNRGDFAAGRAAFAPRVAQWPDDPELNYFMARFELGGDKPEAALPFIQKAVKLAPANADYRFWEGVTWWALMKPDKERAAYEKALSIDPDHLSANLYLAHNMLDRGRNAEALKLYDKALSLNPDEPQAMFNRAVALERLKRDREMKLAMHRYLENYPDAPLARQGVRMLNEAGDFSWRNHVIGLRTIPLKAVEFRPGTATLTENGEASLRRIGEMLNDKADLNVHVVVYVKGDTALARDRALAVREYVRRQYPKVAPARLAPSWFGKPESIKTDTGTHSLAQSVNIFTKVQ
- a CDS encoding paraquat-inducible protein A, which produces MMNTAIDPSRRHETEQTPASDPRRGSSAPGVVACQTCDLLTRPSGAAGTTSLCPRCGAVVHRQKSNSIDRPLAFALSGLILFAIALTHPFLAMKSGGFVQETTLLTGIFELWKQHLYGLGALVLLTCALIPLAQLTGLLYILVHLRLNAAAPGSVAIFRAILHVNSWAMMEVFVIGILVALVKLAKMATIVPGAAVMALGLLTVVTTAAMATLDPPLVWARLDRRP
- a CDS encoding phosphopantetheine-binding protein; its protein translation is MTVTREELLDLFLDAGVEPDVVDGLDPSLALARQGVDSVDYPAILLAIADRFKVSISEKEACELKTLEDFEKRLNR